The Acidobacteriota bacterium genome has a segment encoding these proteins:
- a CDS encoding sigma-70 family RNA polymerase sigma factor, producing the protein MASASEAALEHKWITKCLDGDTEAFGRLAEHHRGRVFRVVYGMLRNAEEAEDVTQEAFVKAFEALKRFDRKRPFLPWILSIATHLSIDRIRRAKRARGLAAEHPDAAALRPAGTEAADESLARRELREALWRAVRELDGRMRSVLWLRDVEGRPTEEVAEMLGVAPPTVRVHLFKARARVREHLDREGPKGKKKHES; encoded by the coding sequence GTGGCCTCTGCGAGTGAAGCGGCCTTGGAGCACAAGTGGATAACCAAGTGTCTTGACGGCGACACCGAGGCGTTCGGCCGCCTCGCCGAGCACCACCGCGGGCGGGTTTTCCGGGTAGTCTACGGCATGCTCCGGAACGCCGAGGAGGCCGAAGACGTGACGCAGGAGGCGTTCGTGAAAGCGTTCGAGGCCCTCAAGCGGTTTGATCGGAAGAGACCCTTCCTGCCATGGATTCTCTCCATCGCAACGCACCTCTCGATAGACCGCATCCGGCGCGCCAAGAGGGCGCGCGGTCTCGCAGCGGAGCACCCGGACGCGGCGGCGCTTCGTCCCGCCGGGACGGAGGCGGCCGACGAGTCCCTGGCCCGCCGGGAGCTGCGCGAGGCGCTCTGGCGGGCCGTCCGCGAGCTGGACGGGCGGATGCGCTCCGTGCTCTGGCTCCGGGACGTCGAGGGGCGCCCGACGGAGGAAGTGGCGGAGATGCTGGGCGTAGCGCCGCCGACCGTTCGCGTGCACCTCTTCAAGGCGCGCGCCCGCGTCCGAGAGCACCTTGACCGGGAAGGACCGAAAGGGAAGAAGAAACATGAGTCTTGA
- a CDS encoding adenine phosphoribosyltransferase has protein sequence MNLSSFIRDVPDFPKKGIVFKDITPLLQSPEAFLHAVRLMAGPFRDKGVSKVAGIESRGFIFGTALAQAFGAGFVPVRKKGKLPYKTLSESYALEYGTDAVEVHEDAVEQGERVLLVDDLLATGGTAAASVALLRRLGAEIAGATFLIELAFLQGRERIPDVPFHTVLRYD, from the coding sequence ATGAATCTCTCCTCGTTCATCCGCGACGTGCCCGATTTTCCCAAGAAGGGAATCGTCTTCAAGGACATCACGCCGCTCCTTCAGTCGCCCGAGGCCTTTCTCCACGCCGTGCGCCTGATGGCCGGGCCGTTCCGGGACAAGGGTGTTTCCAAGGTGGCCGGCATCGAGTCGCGCGGCTTCATTTTCGGCACCGCGCTGGCCCAGGCGTTCGGCGCGGGCTTCGTGCCCGTTCGCAAGAAGGGAAAGCTTCCCTACAAGACCCTTTCCGAGTCCTACGCCCTCGAATACGGCACCGACGCGGTCGAGGTGCACGAGGACGCCGTGGAGCAGGGGGAGCGCGTGCTCCTGGTGGACGACCTTCTTGCGACCGGCGGGACGGCCGCCGCTTCCGTGGCGCTCCTGCGGCGCCTGGGGGCCGAGATCGCGGGCGCGACGTTTCTCATCGAGCTCGCGTTCCTGCAGGGCCGCGAGCGCATCCCCGACGTGCCCTTCCACACCGTCCTGCGCTACGATTAG
- a CDS encoding acylphosphatase, producing MPSKRYVISGLVQGVCFRAHTQREGRRLDLTGWVMNLPDGRVAILAQGDDEKLAAFERFLYEGPPGARVEKVEVKEAKPDESLSNFEIRFYHPSG from the coding sequence ATGCCGTCGAAACGCTACGTCATCTCCGGGCTGGTGCAGGGAGTATGCTTTCGCGCTCACACCCAGCGCGAGGGGCGCCGACTGGATCTCACGGGCTGGGTCATGAACCTGCCCGACGGCCGCGTCGCCATCCTGGCGCAGGGCGACGATGAAAAACTCGCGGCGTTCGAGCGCTTCCTGTACGAAGGTCCCCCCGGCGCCCGCGTCGAAAAGGTGGAGGTCAAGGAGGCCAAGCCCGATGAGAGTCTTTCGAATTTCGAGATACGGTTTTACCACCCCTCCGGCTGA